The Pseudomonas kermanshahensis genome includes a window with the following:
- a CDS encoding C4-dicarboxylate transporter DctA, which yields MLKWCSRSIFLQVVLGLALGIACGLSFPEVSLQLKPLGDGFIKLIKMLIGLIVFCVVVSGISGAGDLKKVGRIGLKSVIYFEVLTTIALVIGLVFAFTSGIGSGANIHLDQLSSADASSLAERGQHIHGATAFFMDLIPTSVIGAFADNNILQVLLFSVLFGSALNLVGDSAAGISRLINELSHVIFRIMGMIVRLAPIGVFGAIAFTTSKYGLESLQHLGGLVALFYLTCAGFVLIVLGTVMRLSGLKLLPLIKYLREELTIVLGTASSDAVLPQIMRKLEHLGIGTSTVGLVIPTGYSFNLDGFSIYLTLAIVFIANATGTPLEMTDLLTILLVSLVTSKGAHGIPGSALVILAATLTAVPAIPVVGLVLVLAVDWFMGIGRALTNLIGNCVATVAIARWEKDIDLERAQNVLAGKPGFAHTPRKQPNIHQQEF from the coding sequence TCGTGCTGGGCCTTGCCCTCGGCATTGCCTGCGGCCTCAGCTTCCCCGAAGTCTCCCTGCAACTCAAACCCCTCGGTGACGGCTTTATCAAGCTGATCAAGATGCTCATCGGCTTGATCGTCTTCTGTGTGGTGGTCAGCGGTATCTCCGGTGCTGGCGACTTGAAAAAGGTCGGGCGGATCGGCCTGAAATCAGTCATCTACTTCGAAGTACTGACCACCATCGCCTTGGTGATCGGCCTGGTGTTCGCCTTCACCAGCGGCATTGGCAGCGGTGCCAACATCCACCTGGACCAGTTGTCCAGCGCCGACGCCAGCAGCCTGGCCGAGCGCGGCCAGCACATCCATGGCGCCACCGCATTCTTCATGGACCTGATCCCGACGTCGGTGATCGGCGCCTTTGCTGACAACAACATCCTGCAGGTGCTGCTGTTCTCGGTGCTGTTCGGCAGCGCGCTGAACCTGGTGGGCGACTCGGCGGCAGGTATTTCGCGGCTGATCAACGAACTTAGCCACGTGATCTTCCGTATCATGGGCATGATCGTGCGCCTGGCGCCCATTGGTGTGTTCGGCGCAATCGCCTTCACCACCAGCAAATATGGCCTCGAGTCGCTGCAGCACCTGGGTGGCCTGGTGGCACTGTTCTACCTGACCTGCGCCGGCTTCGTGCTGATTGTCCTCGGTACCGTCATGCGCCTGTCGGGGCTGAAACTGCTGCCCCTGATCAAATACCTGCGTGAAGAGCTGACCATCGTCCTCGGCACCGCCTCTTCCGACGCCGTGCTGCCGCAGATCATGCGCAAGCTCGAGCACCTGGGCATCGGTACCTCCACCGTCGGCCTGGTGATCCCGACCGGCTACTCGTTCAACCTCGACGGTTTCTCCATCTACCTGACCCTGGCCATCGTGTTCATCGCCAACGCCACCGGCACGCCACTGGAGATGACCGACCTGTTGACCATCCTGCTGGTCTCGCTGGTGACTTCCAAGGGCGCTCATGGCATCCCAGGCTCGGCGCTGGTGATCCTCGCTGCCACCTTGACCGCCGTGCCGGCGATTCCGGTGGTGGGCTTGGTGCTGGTGTTGGCGGTGGACTGGTTCATGGGTATCGGCCGGGCACTGACCAACCTGATCGGCAACTGCGTGGCCACCGTGGCCATCGCGCGCTGGGAGAAGGACATCGACCTGGAGCGCGCGCAGAACGTACTCGCTGGCAAACCCGGTTTTGCCCACACGCCCCGCAAGCAGCCCAACATCCATCAACAGGAATTCTGA